The Argopecten irradians isolate NY chromosome 6, Ai_NY, whole genome shotgun sequence genome has a window encoding:
- the LOC138325485 gene encoding uncharacterized protein, translating into MSSKKDDFWCSECSKSVPGMCRKHGGFHQVYDNVIPSRARLTLPQGLVIKPVKTPEGKIRYGVFAKRIVQVKSQFGPFMAKVASTEKAKPVEKKKEEQDKLTKEKDDAGMEESVVPTTAEQKEDNSVNLPAEVNPLESQQNFDTGTGVNHKDLVGSDLFEGMVADNQSSQQIVQVGVPNSQTLQPGSFTEAEVTQSLQCYLSTANSLTDVANAIPSFTSAGDMLSNQTQFGSELNLQTSIEAALPVTDSLSANHSGLGQTAEQQLAQLPNQSYETRVTVDSEGRVVVNAIPVNALHGLVPTQMIVSDNLTLGTAQTQLTEGLTVTQTGDSLLVNPATGEVLSGPHRTQQVSHTNNITGLIQQQPSELMTHQTNELLQHQTGELLQQNPELLQQDQSNQLLTQQTNEMVLQPDDMLHQQHQQQQEQPSEVGPAVESSVGPDGDITKPVQESATVDQTQPNDSTDKPEGSVEEPPKPVNRAAEQEYELKIFKEDGYVDTLDFTDEDKCNWMMFIRPAKTASEQNLVAYQFKDYIFYVSTKPIPSNTELKVWYSADYAEKMGKDMLPDDESPEGAEFPAKWVCSVCFEGFSTFAELEAHMCPGVPPGGKRLRGRPRKGRPRKYVKPSKTWRARLDKARLSKVRVQDPMVPNVPRKRGRPPKVKPAVVIEKPASPASPEIEEPIPFNETEELEEPSTDQLLNDILGVDEDDDDDDDDEPVMPKRRGRKRKLLKIPRPKTPRGPRREPMTCPYCAEKFTKEAIYVIHVAEHTGIKPFICEEEDCKKGFMSKFKLERHRLIHTCPRHHKCPYCDKSFNRKDHLKNHLITHDPNKKRWVCEECGKEYSYNFSYRTHKAFHDAESGRTTECGICHKEHETREELLYHLKVHSGARSVKNCLEKTHECKECGKKFYTKKDVRRHLITHTKKKDFLCQYCPQRFGRKDHLTRHLRASHSGDNPNAKPPRAPRGERKERQMKHFERIEAAVAMPTMREEPAVLVTSQPSLNNPYPIHIPAETREVPLPIHLYENINAQPVITMATMTQQQQQQQQPAQLQQTLHIAPANQMQVERYTVEVANQGIRHVNVNQTMEAGVIGGNDYRAMQHQGTTMYVAQPQQHHMIANKDANMELVRTNGVLDQVQYQPVREQGTRPTVLQTSDARQTPSAQTFSTLLGYMETLRFLENLPTNTQGGVIQMEATHTPTMVPIQTTPYSTSAAPPNLVAHPPELQKRMPVSQVSHQNVYQQGS; encoded by the exons ATGTCATCCAAAAAAGATGACTTTT GGTGTTCTGAATGCAGTAAGAGTGTGCCTGGGATGTGTAGAAAGCATGGAGGCTTCCATCAAGTATATGACAATGTCATACCGTCTCGAGCCAGACTGACTCTTCCTCAAGGACTGGTCATAAAGCCTGTCAAAACACCAGAAGGAAAAATAC gATATGGTGTTTTTGCTAAGAGGATTGTTCAAGTTAAGTCACAGTTTGGCCCTTTCATGGCAAAAGTGGCATCAACTGAAAAAGCAAAACCGGTTGAGAAAAAGAAGGAAGAACAAGATAAATTGACAAAGGAGAAAGATGATGCTGGAATGGAGGAAAGTGTGGTACCAACTACAGCTGAACAgaaggaagataactctgtgaaCTTACCTGCAGAAGTGAATCCTTTGGAATCTCAACAGAACTTTGACACAGGCACAGGAGTTAATCATAAAGATCTGGTGGGGAGTGACCTTTTTGAAGGGATGGTTGCTGATAATCAGTCCAGTCAGCAGATCGTCCAGGTGGGTGTTCCTAACTCCCAGACACTACAGCCGGGATCCTTCACTGAAGCAGAGGTCACGCAAAGTCTACAATGTTACCTATCTACGGCCAATTCACTCACAGATGTCGCCAACGCCATCCCATCATTTACCAGTGCAGGCGATATGCTGTCCAATCAAACACAGTTTGGGTCAGAGTTGAATCTACAGACTTCTATCGAGGCCGCTTTACCTGTAACTGACAGTCTATCAGCCAATCACTCTGGTCTTGGCCAAACTGCTGAACAGCAGCTAGCACAGCTGCCAAACCAGTCGTATGAGACTCGTGTTACTGTAGACAGTGAGGGACGCGTAGTTGTCAATGCTATACCGGTTAATGCTCTACATGGTCTGGTCCCCACACAGATGATTGTCAGCGATAATCTAACTTTAGGGACAGCCCAGACCCAGTTGACTGAGGGCTTGACAGTAACACAGACAGGGGACAGCCTCTTGGTGAACCCTGCCACTGGGGAGGTGTTGTCTGGTCCCCACAGGACCCAGCAGGTGTCCCACACGAACAATATTACCGGGTTAATCCAGCAACAACCGAGTGAGCTGATGACACACCAAACTAATGAACTATTACAACATCAGACTGGTGAACTATTACAACAAAATCCTGAGCTTTTACAACAAGATCAGTCAAATCAGCTGTTAACACAGCAGACAAATGAAATGGTGCTACAACCAGATGACATGCTGCATCAGCAACATCAGCAACAACAGGAACAGCCAAGTGAGGTAGGACCAGCTGTTGAATCCTCTGTGGGGCCTGATGGGGACATAACCAAACCTGTTCAGGAGTCGGCAACTGTTGATCAAACACAACCAAATGATTCCACAGACAAACCAGAAGGATCCGTTGAGGAACCCCCAAAACCTGTGAACCGTGCTGCTGAGCAAGAATACGAACTCAAG ATATTTAAAGAAGATGGCTATGTGGACACTCTGGATTTTACTGATGAAGATAAATGTAACTGGATGATGTTTATCCGTCCAGCTAAAACCGCATCCGAACAAAACCTAGTGGCTTACCAGTTCAAGGActacatattttatgtttccACAAAG CCAATTCCATCTAACACAGAGCTCAAGGTGTGGTACTCTGCAGATTACGCAGAGAAGATGGGTAAAGACATGCTTCCTGATGATGAGTCTCCAGAAGGAGCAG AATTCCCAGCCAAATGGGTGTGTTCAGTATGCTTTGAAGGATTCAGCACATTTGCTGAACTGGAAGCTCACATGTGTCCGGGAGTGCCCCCTGGTGGTAAAAGACTGCGTGGAAGGCCGAGAAAAGGAAGGCCGCGTAAATATGTAAAACCGTCCAAAACATGGAGGGCTCGTCTGGATAAGGCTCGATTGTCGAAGGTTAGAGTTCAGGACCCAATGGTCCCTAATGTTCCCAGGAAGAGAGGTCGACCACCAAAGGTCAAACCTGCTGTTGTTATAGAGAAACCAGCGTCACCAGCCTCACCAGAGATAGAAGAACCTATTCCATTCAATGAAACTGAGGAATTAGAGGAACCAAGTACAGATCAACTACTTAATGATATTCTTGGTGTTGATGaggatgacgatgatgatgacgatgatgagcCTGTTATGCCAAAACGTAGGGGCCGTAAAcgaaaacttttgaaaattccAAGGCCAAAAACTCCCAGGGGTCCAAGAAGGGAGCCGATGACTTGCCCCTACTGTGCTGAGAAATTTACTAAAGAAGCCATTTATGTGATACACGTAGCTGAACACACAGGTATTAAACCATTTATTTGTGAGGAGGAAGACTGTAAGAAAGGATTTATGTCAAAGTTTAAACTTGAGCGACATCGTCTGATACACACCTGTCCACGTCACCATAAGTGTCCTTACTGTGACAAGTCCTTTAACCGAAAAGACCATCTCAAAAACCATCTTATAACACACGATCCCAACAAGAAGCGGTGGGTCTGTGAGGAGTGTGGTAAGGAGTACTCTTATAACTTTTCCTATAGAACTCACAAAGCCTTCCACGACGCCGAGTCTGGGAGGACAACGGAATGTGGCATCTGTCACAAGGAACATGAGACACGCGAGGAACTGCTTTATCATCTCAAAGTCCACAGTGGTGCAAGATCAGTGAAAAACTGCTTAGAAAAAACACACGAGTGTAAAGAATGTGGAAAGAAGTTCTACACCAAAAAGGATGTGCGTAGACACTTGATTACACATACAAAGAAAAAAGATTTTCTGTGTCAGTACTGTCCCCAGAGATTCGGTCGTAAAGATCATTTAACGCGTCATCTAAGGGCATCTCACTCCGGAGACAACCCCAATGCTAAGCCTCCACGTGCCCCACGTGGGGAAAGGAAAGAAAGACAGATGAAGCATTTTGAGAGGATCGAGGCAGCTGTTGCCATGCCGACAATGAGGGAGGAGCCAGCGGTACTAGTCACCTCGCAACCATCACTTAATAATCCATACCCGATACACATACCAGCAGAGACCAGAGAGGTCCCTCTGCCTATACACTTATACGAAAATATCAATGCCCAGCCAGTCATCACCATGGCAACCATGACtcagcagcagcagcaacagCAGCAGCCAGCTCAACTGCAGCAGACGCTGCACATAGCACCAGCCAATCAAATGCAGGTGGAGAGGTACACAGTGGAAGTGGCCAACCAAGGCATTAGACATGTGAATGTCAACCAGACGATGGAGGCAGGAGTGATTGGGGGAAATGACTACAGAGCTATGCAGCACCAGGGTACAACTATGTACGTGGCCCAGCCGCAACAGCATCACATGATTGCCAACAAGGACGCCAACATGGAACTAGTACGTACCAACGGGGTACTTGACCAGGTTCAGTACCAGCCAGTAAGGGAACAAGGAACTAGGCCAACTGTCCTGCAGACATCAGACGCTAGACAAACGCCATCAGCACAAACCTTCTCCACACTATTGGGCTACATGGAAACATTGAGATTCCTGGAGAACCTGCCCACTAACACCCAGGGTGGAGTGATACAGATGGAGGCAACTCACACTCCCACTATGGTTCCCATACAGACCACACCCTATTCCACAAGTGCTGCACCCCCAAACCTTGTGGCACACCCACCAGAGTTACAAAAAAGAATGCCAGTCTCTCAAGTTTCTCATCAGAATGTTTACCAACAGGGGTCTTGA